Proteins from a genomic interval of Oncorhynchus nerka isolate Pitt River linkage group LG13, Oner_Uvic_2.0, whole genome shotgun sequence:
- the LOC115139398 gene encoding mucin-17-like isoform X2, with protein MSLRPKVTTTTTAPVARKTHAVSRAVTSPQGLFPWRPVDVGNSSDAEDVESFPAVASASLSNRKKNKPMAPPHWIPLSPSRENSNSSTVNWTEPLEEYTSGSEPFIYDLDLGDDPFSLFQYDSSYSLDEGLALAASGPQNLSHAGTGVSTEGPGRVTVSDPVTAMGGGEHLHNQSEPSLPQEALAGGALTEAGREARTGEQGVLVAAHSSWAQIPPFSTTPERTGVQTDQARPGSGFSEQTAERTTQSLSNIATQSPSLLTVAKLCFSERVGITTDNGPTVEVSIPKDYTPTPSPISIPTTSAMPDSLWTAVITEIQAPNSLPTTPTIPLPTAPHPAFSPSSVHSMEQSDVSHSRHVRPAATETETSLPPMEVQRHELMREGTRPRPLSLSVAIDAATALTPVLEKTYLSSSDKHHRDLVLPSLRNQLSSSLTNSHPVDGMVPSESIASESGTQSEWISLYSPLALEPSSYMSSVSDSVLGSSEGQEGFNPLSSNLRGFSRTSHLSATPITEQLHHQALFPATVTDEWTFSQSSPPNTIRQEWRDTLRTTLSLVSLSSDLMSVTDLPEQLNINTVTEWESADGMESHLARQEGEEVHMSPISGSASSPSLISLFCPSTQSEPSVSQLGHRGTSHINDDGSEYLSQASLHLYSSLLAPSRPLALPTPLISSTASEYDSVVTHEPKRHAYMHELGWKRPVSGIGIVIHTDTHTPVSEPLSTMTSRADQLMPDASEALLFHRPMTTNPPRIREERLLPAPTPTPLPTHIPPLSGTLSAGAANMADSGAGASLPTRSTTAFQQSSTLIGSQSKPTQPAGTDRTLAWHGESRESTVSPAAPDTQLTASASSNPTIRAAIIQPTAVTRNIPPPSASNIQLTTANKQPTVFPNIQSNSTSNSQPPMALNTYLAGAGPLSVPWRANHSEDTQGGKHGPALIDHTPSTAASTSVSSMGPGNNVTVNQNTNTDRETETQTTPNPLAVIGMDEQSFVATKGPYLPLTTPHRGVNAGSGTVSTTHATPRTSAGTAGTPVIAPCQCKACFHLSCLCGLSTGNKGLFYRISFVVNDKEAKLTESDVEKTVAQWLNQTFQNWTHVVYVDNFRIQPNSDSQLKRSASKKFTCQALLVYQTSTNVTLEEVAISTRMVGSSPNIGNGLELETVDVQSVENCPEETPLHYIWPESRPTVTQYVPCFPNKDQTASRTCVISPLNYTAFWGAPDISNCTDIDSITVSAENAAEVADQLADITNNELSTDEVFKVVGKVKELVNVAKINTTLATTVLNIISNVMTSSVSALAVASERTLKTVDELVQKLEFDGPSVSITSKNLALGISTLNHGKFNGTSFSAFIQPNTTDLQIDFESNQLNPLAQVTLPATLLKNLTDAETAAISRINFMFFSKIGLFQDKQDGMSLNSYVVASSVGNYSISNLQDPVEIEIVHLNYQPKPKPTCMFWDFTMKNDSGGWNSKGCRVSPMSNGNKTICLCDHLTHFGILMDISGSAAQIDEKNTKILTFITYIGCGISAIFSAVTLLTYIAFEKLRRDYPSKILMNLSTSLLFLNMVFLLDGWLASFEMEGLCVAVAVFLHFFLLTSFTWMGLESIHMYIALVKVFNTYIRRYILKFCIVGWGLPAAIVATVVAIDKNSYGKMEYGKGDTGQGSSEFCWIRSHVVFYVTCVGYFSVIFLLNVAMFIVVMIQICGRNGKRSNRTLREEVLRNLRSVISLTFLLGMTWGFAFFAWGPVNLAFMYLFSISNSLQGLFIFIFHCALKENVQKQWRRYLCCGRFRLADNSDWSKTATNNTKKVSSDTVGKSLSSSSFGSSTANWTSKAKATLNPFAKRNSNADVAHQ; from the exons ATGTCCCTCAGGCCCAAGGTGACTACAACAACAACGGCGCCTGTGGCCAGGAAAACACATGCCGTATCCAGGGCCGTGACCAGTCCCCAGGGGTTGTTCCCATGGCGACCAGTGGATGTTGGGAACAGTAGCGATGCGGAGGACGTAGAGTCATTCCCAGCAGTGGCGTCAGCATCACTCAGCAACCGTAAGAAGAATAAGCCCATGGCTCCCCCCCACTGGATCCCATTGAgtcccagcagagagaacagcaacagcagcactgTGAACTGGACTGAGCCCCTGGAGGAGTACACATCAGGCTCTGAGCCATTCATTTACGACCTGGACCTAGGGGATGACCCCTTTAGCCTTTTCCAATATGACTCGTCCTACTCCCTGGATGAAGGCCTGGCTCTGGCTGCCTCCGGCCCACAGAACCTTTCCCACGCTGGGACTGGAGTCAGTACTGAGGGCCCAGGCCGTGTGACTGTGAGTGACCCTGTTACCGCCATGGGAGGAGGGGAACATTTACACAATCAATCAGAGCCCAGTCTGCCCCAGGAGGCGTTGGCAGGAGGCGCGCTGacagaggctgggagagaggctAGGACCGGGGAGCAGGGTGTGTTGGTGGCAGCACACAGCAGCTGGGCTCAAATCCCTCCTTTCAGCACGACTCCGGAGAGGACAGGTGTGCAAACGGATCAGGCCCGGCCCGGCAGCGGCTTCAGTGAGCAAACAGCAGAGAGAACCACTCAGTCCCTCTCAAACATCGCCACACAGTCTCCCTCATTATTAACAGTAGCCAAGCTCTGTTTCTCTGAGAGGGTCGGGATTACCACTGACAATGGCCCCACAGTGGAGGTCTCTATACCTAAAGactacacacccacacccagtCCCATATCCATACCTACCACGTCTGCCATGCCAGATAGCCTATGGACAGCTGTGATCACAGAGATACAGGCCCCTAACTCCCTCCCCACCACTCCGACCATACCTCTCCCCACCGCTCCCCATCCTGCGTTCTCCCCCTCTTCCGTTCACAGTATGGAACAAAGTGATGTTAGTCATTCAAGACACGTCAGGCCAGCCGCCACTGAGACAGAGACATCGCTCCCTCCCATGGAGGTTCAAAGACATGAATTAATGCGGGAGGGCACAAGACCCCGtccactctctctgtcagtcgCTATTGATGCCGCTACAGCTCTGACACCCGTCCTTGAGAAAACATACCTCTCTTCCTCTGACAAACACCACCGTGACCTAGTTTTACCCTCTTTGAGGAATCAATTAAGTTCCTCCTTGACTAACTCTCATCCCGTGGACGGTATGGTTCCCAGTGAGAGTATTGCCTCTGAGTCAGGTACCCAGAGTGAGTGGATCAGTTTATATTCACCTCTGGCTCTGGAACCATCGTCGTATATGAGCAGTGTGTCAGACAGTGTTTTGGGCAGCTCGGAGGGGCAGGAGGGCTTTAATCCACTCAGTTCTAACCTGAGAGGTTTTTCACGTACATCCCATCTATCTGCCACTCCTATCACAGAGCAACTACACCACCAGGCCCTATTCCCAGCCACCGTGACGGACGAATGGACTTTCTCTCAGTCCTCACCTCCCAATACAATCAGACAGGAGTGGAGGGATACATTGCGCACCACGCTCAGCTTGGTCTCTCTCAGCTCTGACCTTATGTCTGTGACAGATTTGCCAGAGCAGCTTAATATCAACACGGTTACTGAATGGGAAAGTGCAGATGGGATGGAGAGCCACTTGGCTCGACAGGAAGGAGAAGAAGTCCACATGTCACCCATAAGTGGCTCGGCCTCCTCTCCATCACTGATCTCGCTCTTCTGCCCCAGCACGCAGAGCGAGCCATCTGTATCCCAGCTTGGACACCGTGGGACCTCACACATCAATGATGATGGATCTGAATATCTCTCCCAGGCCAGCCTCCACCTCTACTCCTCCCTGCTAGCCCCCTCTCGTCCTCTGGCTCTGCCAACGCCACTCATCAGCAGCACAGCTTCAGAATATGACAGTGTTGTTACTCATGAACCCAAGCGGCATGCTTACATGCATGAATTAGGCTGGAAACGGCCGGTCAGTGGTATTGGCATTGtgattcacacagacacacacaccccagtGTCTGAGCCGCTCTCCACCATGACCTCCAGGGCAGACCAGCTCATGCCAGACGCTTCTGAAGCTCTCTTATTCCACAGACCGATGACAACAAACCCTCCTCGtattagagaggagaggctgctCCCCGCCCCTACCCCGACTCCCCTTCCCACCCATATCCCCCCTCTGAGTGGGACATTGTCTGCCGGAGCAGCCAACATGGCTGATTCGGGAGCTGGCGCCTCACTGCCCACCCGATCAACGACTGCATTCCAACAATCCTCCACACTCATTGGCAGCCAATCAAAGCCCACTCAGCCTGCTGGAACTGACAGAACGCTGGCCTGgcatggagagagcagagagagcacagTATCACCCGCTGccccagacacacagctcacTGCTTCTGCCTCCAGTAACCCCACCATTAGAGCTGCAATTATACAGCCCACCGCTGTTACCAGAAATATCCCCCCCCCTTCTGCCTCAAACATACAACTCACCACTGCCAACAAACAGCCAACTGTTTTCCCAAATATCCAGTCCAACTCTACCTCCAACAGCCAGCCTCCTATGGCCCTAAACACTTACCTTGCTGGGGCTGGCCCTTTATCAGTCCCCTGGAGGGCCAACCACAGTGAGGACACACAGGGTGGTAAACATGGACCGGCCCTCATCGATCACACACCCTCCACTGCTGCAAGCACGTCAGTAAGCAGTATGGGCCCTGGCAACAATGTGACTGTGAATCAGAACACCAACACAGACCGAGAGACCGAGACACAGACAACTCCCAATCCACTAGCCGTCATTGGCATGGATGAGCAGTCTTTTGTAGCCACAAAGGGCCCCTACTTGCCTCTTACCACTCCACATAGAGGGGTGAATGCAGGCAGTGGCACAGTGTCCACCACACACGCCACCCCACGGACCTCAGCTGGCACCGCGGGCACCCCTGTTATTGCCCCATGCCAATGTAAAGCTTGCTTTCATTTATCATGTCTGTGTGGACTTTCAACCGGGAACA AGGGTCTTTTCTACAGGATCTCCTTTGTTGTCAATGACAAGGAGGCCAAACTAACAGAGTCTGATGTTGAGAAAACTGTTGCACAATGG CTCAATCAAACATTCCAAAACTGGACACATGTGGTCTATGTCGATAATTTCAG AATCCAGCCTAACAGTGACTCACAGCTTAAGAGGAGTGCCAGTAAAAA ATTCACTTGCCAGGCCCTGCTGGTCTATCAGACCAGCACCAATGTGACCCTGGAAGAAGTAGCCATCTCCACCAGGATGGTGGGAAGCAGCCCTAACATTGGCAATGGACTGGAGCTAGAAACTGTCGACGTGCAGTCTGTCG AGAACTGCCCAGAGGAAACTCCCCTCCATTATATCTGGCCAGAGAGCAGACCAACGGTCACTCAGTATGTCCCCTGTTTCCCCAACAAAGACCAGACTGCATCCAGAACATG TGTGATCAGCCCCCTGAATTACACAGCGTTTTGGGGCGCCCCAGACATCAGTAATTGCACTGATATCGATTCCATCACTGTTTCAGCAG AGAACGCTGCTGAAGTTGCCGACCAGCTTGCTGACATCACCAACAACGAGCTCTCCACAGACGAGGTGTTCAAGGTGGTGGGCAAAGTGAAGGAGCTGGTCAACGTGGCCAAGATCAACACCACTCTGGCCACCACCGTCTTGAACATCATCTCCAACgtgatgaccagctctgtgtcagCCCTGGCTGTAGCCTCAGAGAG GACATTGAAGACGGTGGATGAGCTGGTTCAGAAGTTAGAGTTTGATGGGCCTTCAGTGAGCATCACCTCTAAAAATCTGGCTCTGGGCATCTCAACACTAAACCATGGCAAGTTCAACGGGACCTCCTTCAGTGCCTTCATACAGCCCAACACCACAGACCTCCAG ATTGACTTTGAGTCTAATCAGCTGAATCCCCTGGCTCAGGTCACACTGCCAGCTACTTTGCTCAAAAACCTAACCGACGCTGAGACCGCTGCCATCTCCAGGATTAACTTCATGTTCTTCAGCAAGATAGGACTATTCCAG GACAAACAGGACGGGATGTCTCTTAACAGCTATGTCGTGGCCAGCAGTGTGGGCAATTACTCCATCAGTAACCTGCAGGATCCCGTGGAGATTGAGATAGTACACCTGAATTACCAG CCAAAGCCAAAGCCAACCTGCATGTTCTGGGATTTTACCATGAAAA ATGACTCAGGTGGCTGGAACAGTAAAGGCTGCAGGGTTAGTCCCATGTCCAATGGAAACAAGACTATCTGCCTCTGTGACCATCTCACACACTTTGGCATTCTAATG GATATCTCTGGATCTGCTGCacagattgatgagaaaaacacCAAGATTCTTACCTTCATCACCTACATCGGATGTGGCATATCGGCCATCTTCTCTGCTGTAACACTTCTGACTTATATCGCCTTTGA GAAGTTGCGTCGTGACTACCCGTCCAAGATTCTGATGAACCTGAGCACGTCACTGCTCTTCCTCAACATGGTGTTCCTATTGGATGGGTGGCTGGCCTCCTTCGAAATGGAGGGCCTGTGTGTGGCTGTGGCCGTCTTCCTCCACTTCTTCCTGCTCACATCCTTCACCTGGATGGGCCTTGAGTCCATCCACATGTACATCGCCCTGGTCAAAGTTTTCAACACCTACATCCGGAGGTACATTCTCAAGTTCTGCATCGTCGGCTGGG GTCTGCCTGCTGCGATAGTTGCTACAGTGGTAGCTATTGACAAAAACTCCTATGGGAAAATGGAGTATGGAAAGGGGGACACTGGACAAGGCTCTTCTGAATT ctgTTGGATCCGGAGCCATGTGGTGTTCTATGTAACGTGTGTGGGCTACTTCTCTGTCATCTTCCTCCTGAACGTGGCCATGTTCATCGTGGTTATGATCCAGATCTGCGGTCGCAACGGGAAGCGTAGCAACCGCACTCTGCGTGAGGAGGTGCTGAGGAACCTGAGGAGCGTCATCAGTCTCACCTTCCTCCTGGGCATGACCTGGGGCTTCGCCTTCTTTGCCTGGGGACCCGTCAACCTGGCCTTCATGTACCTCTTCTCCATCTCCAACTCACTGCAAG GTTTATTCATCTTCATATTCCACTGTGCACTGAAGGAGAATGTCCAGAAACAGTGGAGGAGATACTTGTGTTGTGGCAGATTCCGCCTGGCAGACAACTCAG ACTGGAGCAAGACGGCCACTAACAACACCAAGAAGGTCAGCTCAGACACGGTGGGGAAGTCCCTGTCCTCCAGCTCTTTTGGCTCCAGTACAGCAAACTGGACTTCCAAGGCCAAAGCAACTCTAAACCCCTTTGCAAAGCGCAACAGTAATGCAG atgtagcCCACCAATAG
- the LOC115139398 gene encoding mucin-17-like isoform X1, with product MSLRPKVTTTTTAPVARKTHAVSRAVTSPQGLFPWRPVDVGNSSDAEDVESFPAVASASLSNRKKNKPMAPPHWIPLSPSRENSNSSTVNWTEPLEEYTSGSEPFIYDLDLGDDPFSLFQYDSSYSLDEGLALAASGPQNLSHAGTGVSTEGPGRVTVSDPVTAMGGGEHLHNQSEPSLPQEALAGGALTEAGREARTGEQGVLVAAHSSWAQIPPFSTTPERTGVQTDQARPGSGFSEQTAERTTQSLSNIATQSPSLLTVAKLCFSERVGITTDNGPTVEVSIPKDYTPTPSPISIPTTSAMPDSLWTAVITEIQAPNSLPTTPTIPLPTAPHPAFSPSSVHSMEQSDVSHSRHVRPAATETETSLPPMEVQRHELMREGTRPRPLSLSVAIDAATALTPVLEKTYLSSSDKHHRDLVLPSLRNQLSSSLTNSHPVDGMVPSESIASESGTQSEWISLYSPLALEPSSYMSSVSDSVLGSSEGQEGFNPLSSNLRGFSRTSHLSATPITEQLHHQALFPATVTDEWTFSQSSPPNTIRQEWRDTLRTTLSLVSLSSDLMSVTDLPEQLNINTVTEWESADGMESHLARQEGEEVHMSPISGSASSPSLISLFCPSTQSEPSVSQLGHRGTSHINDDGSEYLSQASLHLYSSLLAPSRPLALPTPLISSTASEYDSVVTHEPKRHAYMHELGWKRPVSGIGIVIHTDTHTPVSEPLSTMTSRADQLMPDASEALLFHRPMTTNPPRIREERLLPAPTPTPLPTHIPPLSGTLSAGAANMADSGAGASLPTRSTTAFQQSSTLIGSQSKPTQPAGTDRTLAWHGESRESTVSPAAPDTQLTASASSNPTIRAAIIQPTAVTRNIPPPSASNIQLTTANKQPTVFPNIQSNSTSNSQPPMALNTYLAGAGPLSVPWRANHSEDTQGGKHGPALIDHTPSTAASTSVSSMGPGNNVTVNQNTNTDRETETQTTPNPLAVIGMDEQSFVATKGPYLPLTTPHRGVNAGSGTVSTTHATPRTSAGTAGTPVIAPCQCKACFHLSCLCGLSTGNKGLFYRISFVVNDKEAKLTESDVEKTVAQWLNQTFQNWTHVVYVDNFRIQPNSDSQLKRSASKKFTCQALLVYQTSTNVTLEEVAISTRMVGSSPNIGNGLELETVDVQSVENCPEETPLHYIWPESRPTVTQYVPCFPNKDQTASRTCVISPLNYTAFWGAPDISNCTDIDSITVSAENAAEVADQLADITNNELSTDEVFKVVGKVKELVNVAKINTTLATTVLNIISNVMTSSVSALAVASERTLKTVDELVQKLEFDGPSVSITSKNLALGISTLNHGKFNGTSFSAFIQPNTTDLQIDFESNQLNPLAQVTLPATLLKNLTDAETAAISRINFMFFSKIGLFQDKQDGMSLNSYVVASSVGNYSISNLQDPVEIEIVHLNYQPKPKPTCMFWDFTMKNDSGGWNSKGCRVSPMSNGNKTICLCDHLTHFGILMDISGSAAQIDEKNTKILTFITYIGCGISAIFSAVTLLTYIAFEKLRRDYPSKILMNLSTSLLFLNMVFLLDGWLASFEMEGLCVAVAVFLHFFLLTSFTWMGLESIHMYIALVKVFNTYIRRYILKFCIVGWGLPAAIVATVVAIDKNSYGKMEYGKGDTGQGSSEFCWIRSHVVFYVTCVGYFSVIFLLNVAMFIVVMIQICGRNGKRSNRTLREEVLRNLRSVISLTFLLGMTWGFAFFAWGPVNLAFMYLFSISNSLQGLFIFIFHCALKENVQKQWRRYLCCGRFRLADNSDWSKTATNNTKKVSSDTVGKSLSSSSFGSSTANWTSKAKATLNPFAKRNSNAGKGYSNQTNPKSVSLDGEASSSSSSIIPVHQVIDKVKGYCSARSDNFYKNIIMSDSFSHSTKF from the exons ATGTCCCTCAGGCCCAAGGTGACTACAACAACAACGGCGCCTGTGGCCAGGAAAACACATGCCGTATCCAGGGCCGTGACCAGTCCCCAGGGGTTGTTCCCATGGCGACCAGTGGATGTTGGGAACAGTAGCGATGCGGAGGACGTAGAGTCATTCCCAGCAGTGGCGTCAGCATCACTCAGCAACCGTAAGAAGAATAAGCCCATGGCTCCCCCCCACTGGATCCCATTGAgtcccagcagagagaacagcaacagcagcactgTGAACTGGACTGAGCCCCTGGAGGAGTACACATCAGGCTCTGAGCCATTCATTTACGACCTGGACCTAGGGGATGACCCCTTTAGCCTTTTCCAATATGACTCGTCCTACTCCCTGGATGAAGGCCTGGCTCTGGCTGCCTCCGGCCCACAGAACCTTTCCCACGCTGGGACTGGAGTCAGTACTGAGGGCCCAGGCCGTGTGACTGTGAGTGACCCTGTTACCGCCATGGGAGGAGGGGAACATTTACACAATCAATCAGAGCCCAGTCTGCCCCAGGAGGCGTTGGCAGGAGGCGCGCTGacagaggctgggagagaggctAGGACCGGGGAGCAGGGTGTGTTGGTGGCAGCACACAGCAGCTGGGCTCAAATCCCTCCTTTCAGCACGACTCCGGAGAGGACAGGTGTGCAAACGGATCAGGCCCGGCCCGGCAGCGGCTTCAGTGAGCAAACAGCAGAGAGAACCACTCAGTCCCTCTCAAACATCGCCACACAGTCTCCCTCATTATTAACAGTAGCCAAGCTCTGTTTCTCTGAGAGGGTCGGGATTACCACTGACAATGGCCCCACAGTGGAGGTCTCTATACCTAAAGactacacacccacacccagtCCCATATCCATACCTACCACGTCTGCCATGCCAGATAGCCTATGGACAGCTGTGATCACAGAGATACAGGCCCCTAACTCCCTCCCCACCACTCCGACCATACCTCTCCCCACCGCTCCCCATCCTGCGTTCTCCCCCTCTTCCGTTCACAGTATGGAACAAAGTGATGTTAGTCATTCAAGACACGTCAGGCCAGCCGCCACTGAGACAGAGACATCGCTCCCTCCCATGGAGGTTCAAAGACATGAATTAATGCGGGAGGGCACAAGACCCCGtccactctctctgtcagtcgCTATTGATGCCGCTACAGCTCTGACACCCGTCCTTGAGAAAACATACCTCTCTTCCTCTGACAAACACCACCGTGACCTAGTTTTACCCTCTTTGAGGAATCAATTAAGTTCCTCCTTGACTAACTCTCATCCCGTGGACGGTATGGTTCCCAGTGAGAGTATTGCCTCTGAGTCAGGTACCCAGAGTGAGTGGATCAGTTTATATTCACCTCTGGCTCTGGAACCATCGTCGTATATGAGCAGTGTGTCAGACAGTGTTTTGGGCAGCTCGGAGGGGCAGGAGGGCTTTAATCCACTCAGTTCTAACCTGAGAGGTTTTTCACGTACATCCCATCTATCTGCCACTCCTATCACAGAGCAACTACACCACCAGGCCCTATTCCCAGCCACCGTGACGGACGAATGGACTTTCTCTCAGTCCTCACCTCCCAATACAATCAGACAGGAGTGGAGGGATACATTGCGCACCACGCTCAGCTTGGTCTCTCTCAGCTCTGACCTTATGTCTGTGACAGATTTGCCAGAGCAGCTTAATATCAACACGGTTACTGAATGGGAAAGTGCAGATGGGATGGAGAGCCACTTGGCTCGACAGGAAGGAGAAGAAGTCCACATGTCACCCATAAGTGGCTCGGCCTCCTCTCCATCACTGATCTCGCTCTTCTGCCCCAGCACGCAGAGCGAGCCATCTGTATCCCAGCTTGGACACCGTGGGACCTCACACATCAATGATGATGGATCTGAATATCTCTCCCAGGCCAGCCTCCACCTCTACTCCTCCCTGCTAGCCCCCTCTCGTCCTCTGGCTCTGCCAACGCCACTCATCAGCAGCACAGCTTCAGAATATGACAGTGTTGTTACTCATGAACCCAAGCGGCATGCTTACATGCATGAATTAGGCTGGAAACGGCCGGTCAGTGGTATTGGCATTGtgattcacacagacacacacaccccagtGTCTGAGCCGCTCTCCACCATGACCTCCAGGGCAGACCAGCTCATGCCAGACGCTTCTGAAGCTCTCTTATTCCACAGACCGATGACAACAAACCCTCCTCGtattagagaggagaggctgctCCCCGCCCCTACCCCGACTCCCCTTCCCACCCATATCCCCCCTCTGAGTGGGACATTGTCTGCCGGAGCAGCCAACATGGCTGATTCGGGAGCTGGCGCCTCACTGCCCACCCGATCAACGACTGCATTCCAACAATCCTCCACACTCATTGGCAGCCAATCAAAGCCCACTCAGCCTGCTGGAACTGACAGAACGCTGGCCTGgcatggagagagcagagagagcacagTATCACCCGCTGccccagacacacagctcacTGCTTCTGCCTCCAGTAACCCCACCATTAGAGCTGCAATTATACAGCCCACCGCTGTTACCAGAAATATCCCCCCCCCTTCTGCCTCAAACATACAACTCACCACTGCCAACAAACAGCCAACTGTTTTCCCAAATATCCAGTCCAACTCTACCTCCAACAGCCAGCCTCCTATGGCCCTAAACACTTACCTTGCTGGGGCTGGCCCTTTATCAGTCCCCTGGAGGGCCAACCACAGTGAGGACACACAGGGTGGTAAACATGGACCGGCCCTCATCGATCACACACCCTCCACTGCTGCAAGCACGTCAGTAAGCAGTATGGGCCCTGGCAACAATGTGACTGTGAATCAGAACACCAACACAGACCGAGAGACCGAGACACAGACAACTCCCAATCCACTAGCCGTCATTGGCATGGATGAGCAGTCTTTTGTAGCCACAAAGGGCCCCTACTTGCCTCTTACCACTCCACATAGAGGGGTGAATGCAGGCAGTGGCACAGTGTCCACCACACACGCCACCCCACGGACCTCAGCTGGCACCGCGGGCACCCCTGTTATTGCCCCATGCCAATGTAAAGCTTGCTTTCATTTATCATGTCTGTGTGGACTTTCAACCGGGAACA AGGGTCTTTTCTACAGGATCTCCTTTGTTGTCAATGACAAGGAGGCCAAACTAACAGAGTCTGATGTTGAGAAAACTGTTGCACAATGG CTCAATCAAACATTCCAAAACTGGACACATGTGGTCTATGTCGATAATTTCAG AATCCAGCCTAACAGTGACTCACAGCTTAAGAGGAGTGCCAGTAAAAA ATTCACTTGCCAGGCCCTGCTGGTCTATCAGACCAGCACCAATGTGACCCTGGAAGAAGTAGCCATCTCCACCAGGATGGTGGGAAGCAGCCCTAACATTGGCAATGGACTGGAGCTAGAAACTGTCGACGTGCAGTCTGTCG AGAACTGCCCAGAGGAAACTCCCCTCCATTATATCTGGCCAGAGAGCAGACCAACGGTCACTCAGTATGTCCCCTGTTTCCCCAACAAAGACCAGACTGCATCCAGAACATG TGTGATCAGCCCCCTGAATTACACAGCGTTTTGGGGCGCCCCAGACATCAGTAATTGCACTGATATCGATTCCATCACTGTTTCAGCAG AGAACGCTGCTGAAGTTGCCGACCAGCTTGCTGACATCACCAACAACGAGCTCTCCACAGACGAGGTGTTCAAGGTGGTGGGCAAAGTGAAGGAGCTGGTCAACGTGGCCAAGATCAACACCACTCTGGCCACCACCGTCTTGAACATCATCTCCAACgtgatgaccagctctgtgtcagCCCTGGCTGTAGCCTCAGAGAG GACATTGAAGACGGTGGATGAGCTGGTTCAGAAGTTAGAGTTTGATGGGCCTTCAGTGAGCATCACCTCTAAAAATCTGGCTCTGGGCATCTCAACACTAAACCATGGCAAGTTCAACGGGACCTCCTTCAGTGCCTTCATACAGCCCAACACCACAGACCTCCAG ATTGACTTTGAGTCTAATCAGCTGAATCCCCTGGCTCAGGTCACACTGCCAGCTACTTTGCTCAAAAACCTAACCGACGCTGAGACCGCTGCCATCTCCAGGATTAACTTCATGTTCTTCAGCAAGATAGGACTATTCCAG GACAAACAGGACGGGATGTCTCTTAACAGCTATGTCGTGGCCAGCAGTGTGGGCAATTACTCCATCAGTAACCTGCAGGATCCCGTGGAGATTGAGATAGTACACCTGAATTACCAG CCAAAGCCAAAGCCAACCTGCATGTTCTGGGATTTTACCATGAAAA ATGACTCAGGTGGCTGGAACAGTAAAGGCTGCAGGGTTAGTCCCATGTCCAATGGAAACAAGACTATCTGCCTCTGTGACCATCTCACACACTTTGGCATTCTAATG GATATCTCTGGATCTGCTGCacagattgatgagaaaaacacCAAGATTCTTACCTTCATCACCTACATCGGATGTGGCATATCGGCCATCTTCTCTGCTGTAACACTTCTGACTTATATCGCCTTTGA GAAGTTGCGTCGTGACTACCCGTCCAAGATTCTGATGAACCTGAGCACGTCACTGCTCTTCCTCAACATGGTGTTCCTATTGGATGGGTGGCTGGCCTCCTTCGAAATGGAGGGCCTGTGTGTGGCTGTGGCCGTCTTCCTCCACTTCTTCCTGCTCACATCCTTCACCTGGATGGGCCTTGAGTCCATCCACATGTACATCGCCCTGGTCAAAGTTTTCAACACCTACATCCGGAGGTACATTCTCAAGTTCTGCATCGTCGGCTGGG GTCTGCCTGCTGCGATAGTTGCTACAGTGGTAGCTATTGACAAAAACTCCTATGGGAAAATGGAGTATGGAAAGGGGGACACTGGACAAGGCTCTTCTGAATT ctgTTGGATCCGGAGCCATGTGGTGTTCTATGTAACGTGTGTGGGCTACTTCTCTGTCATCTTCCTCCTGAACGTGGCCATGTTCATCGTGGTTATGATCCAGATCTGCGGTCGCAACGGGAAGCGTAGCAACCGCACTCTGCGTGAGGAGGTGCTGAGGAACCTGAGGAGCGTCATCAGTCTCACCTTCCTCCTGGGCATGACCTGGGGCTTCGCCTTCTTTGCCTGGGGACCCGTCAACCTGGCCTTCATGTACCTCTTCTCCATCTCCAACTCACTGCAAG GTTTATTCATCTTCATATTCCACTGTGCACTGAAGGAGAATGTCCAGAAACAGTGGAGGAGATACTTGTGTTGTGGCAGATTCCGCCTGGCAGACAACTCAG ACTGGAGCAAGACGGCCACTAACAACACCAAGAAGGTCAGCTCAGACACGGTGGGGAAGTCCCTGTCCTCCAGCTCTTTTGGCTCCAGTACAGCAAACTGGACTTCCAAGGCCAAAGCAACTCTAAACCCCTTTGCAAAGCGCAACAGTAATGCAG GTAAAGGTTACTCCAACCAGACCAATCCTAAAAGTGTCTCCTTGGATGGTgaggcctcctcttcctcctcctccatcatccCAGTGCACCAAGTCATTGACAAGGTCAAAGGTTACTGCTCGGCGCGCTCTGACAACTTCTACAAGAACATCATCATGTCGGACAGCTTCAGCCACAGCACCAAGTTCTAG